One genomic window of Eggerthella timonensis includes the following:
- a CDS encoding VOC family protein, translating to MKAKMIHRCIHVLDLDASLAFYERALGLVVQRRMGPEDGSWENVFIGNDETDFQVELTWNRGRTEPYVNGGRDTHLAFEVDDIDAARALHEEMGCVCFVNERMGIYFIEDPDGCWLEILPAMRAE from the coding sequence ATGAAAGCGAAGATGATCCACCGTTGCATCCACGTCCTCGATCTGGACGCGTCGCTCGCGTTCTACGAGCGCGCGTTGGGCCTCGTCGTGCAGCGGCGCATGGGGCCCGAGGACGGGTCGTGGGAGAACGTGTTCATCGGCAACGACGAGACCGACTTCCAGGTGGAGCTCACATGGAACCGCGGGCGCACCGAGCCCTACGTCAACGGCGGCCGCGACACGCACCTGGCCTTCGAGGTGGACGACATCGACGCCGCGCGCGCCCTGCACGAGGAGATGGGCTGCGTGTGCTTCGTGAACGAGCGCATGGGCATCTACTTCATCGAGGACCCCGACGGCTGCTGGCTCGAGATCCTCCCGGCGATGCGCGCGGAGTAA
- a CDS encoding ABC transporter ATP-binding protein yields the protein MNPLLSMDDVSLSFKAKRVLSHLSFEVERGECFGFLGPSGAGKTTTIKLLTRQLVKDSGRIMLFGRAIEHATNNDYERIGILSDTSALYERMTIEENLRFYAKVRGVTGNNIPALLERMNLAADNKTLIKNCSKGMRQRAALLAAIVHVPELLFLDEPTSGLDPAARAEVHTMLHELNDHGTTVFLTTHDMAEAEGLCRRVGILDEGALVACDTPDALRLRFAKNEVLVRVADGRIVRTTKDAAGAALIAEALQTGECLSIHSVEPDLEEVFLELTGREF from the coding sequence ATGAACCCCCTGCTGTCCATGGACGACGTGTCCCTCAGCTTCAAGGCGAAGCGCGTGCTGAGCCACCTCTCCTTCGAGGTGGAGCGCGGCGAGTGCTTCGGCTTCCTGGGCCCCTCGGGCGCCGGCAAGACCACCACCATCAAGCTGCTCACGCGCCAGCTCGTCAAGGATTCCGGCCGCATCATGCTGTTCGGACGCGCCATCGAGCACGCCACGAACAACGACTACGAGCGCATCGGCATCCTCTCGGACACGAGCGCCCTCTACGAGCGCATGACCATCGAGGAGAACCTGCGCTTCTACGCGAAGGTGCGCGGCGTGACGGGCAACAACATCCCCGCGCTGCTCGAGCGCATGAACCTGGCCGCGGACAACAAGACGCTCATCAAGAACTGCTCGAAGGGCATGCGCCAGCGCGCCGCGCTGCTGGCGGCGATCGTACACGTGCCCGAGCTGCTGTTCCTCGACGAGCCCACGAGCGGCCTCGACCCCGCCGCGCGCGCCGAGGTGCACACTATGCTGCACGAGCTGAACGACCACGGCACCACCGTGTTCCTCACCACGCACGACATGGCTGAAGCCGAGGGCCTCTGCCGCCGCGTGGGCATCCTCGACGAGGGGGCGCTCGTCGCCTGCGACACGCCTGATGCGCTGCGCCTGCGGTTCGCGAAAAACGAGGTGCTCGTCCGCGTTGCCGACGGCCGCATCGTGCGCACCACGAAGGACGCCGCCGGCGCCGCGCTCATAGCCGAAGCGCTGCAGACGGGCGAATGCCTCTCGATCCACTCGGTGGAACCCGATTTGGAAGAAGTGTTTCTCGAGCTCACGGGAAGGGAGTTCTAA
- a CDS encoding ATP-binding cassette domain-containing protein gives MDMQDTLARPESGTFVREDAAFDGTPYISARGLGLKTYAGFAYRDVDVDVHRGELVAVRGRNGSGKTALLLTLAGRMKQTEGTLTVGGFELPRQRAKAERRVGLGLFGGLNDLQESLTAAYALGAEFELYGRKPRREAVTGYLQQWQLADVANVRVKDLTSQKLTQLGIALAFVGEPDAVVVDDVESQLTMSQSGALVELLLDAARTRNAAIVVGVVERDLAAMADATVYLSKDGE, from the coding sequence ATGGACATGCAGGATACGCTGGCGCGCCCGGAATCGGGCACGTTCGTGCGCGAGGACGCCGCGTTCGACGGCACGCCGTACATCAGCGCGCGCGGGTTGGGGCTCAAGACCTACGCGGGGTTCGCGTACCGCGACGTGGACGTCGATGTGCATCGCGGCGAGCTGGTGGCCGTGCGCGGGCGCAACGGAAGCGGCAAGACGGCGCTCTTGCTCACGCTGGCGGGGCGCATGAAGCAGACCGAGGGCACGCTGACCGTGGGCGGTTTCGAGCTGCCGCGCCAGCGCGCGAAAGCGGAACGTCGCGTAGGATTGGGCCTGTTCGGCGGCTTGAACGACCTGCAGGAAAGCCTGACGGCGGCGTATGCGCTCGGCGCCGAGTTCGAGCTGTACGGCCGCAAGCCGCGCCGCGAGGCGGTGACGGGCTACCTGCAGCAGTGGCAGCTCGCCGACGTGGCGAACGTGCGCGTGAAGGACCTCACGTCGCAGAAGCTCACGCAGCTCGGCATCGCGCTCGCGTTCGTGGGCGAGCCCGACGCTGTGGTGGTGGACGACGTGGAGAGCCAGTTGACGATGTCGCAGTCGGGGGCCCTCGTCGAGCTGCTGCTCGATGCGGCGCGCACGCGCAACGCGGCTATCGTCGTGGGCGTGGTGGAGCGCGACCTGGCCGCCATGGCCGACGCGACGGTGTACCTTTCGAAGGACGGTGAGTAG
- a CDS encoding LytTR family transcriptional regulator DNA-binding domain-containing protein translates to MTEFASIDELVADGRSVHIECSRETSAALLAAVRARYRTQRCAFVLETDRGFERDSVSSHLRFYGSIARSSVHHEDAISHFNLRGVAKRKIGGLAPSTLALVNLARASLFEPEICFLERPLSDLDAEGRAVALAWIADRMEQGCRFITTVEPLREALLMPGVACWHEEGRFIAVDQDDGEDEDGGAAYEGDEVHVLKIPAHTETATLLFDPRDIDFAESMNKATYLVVRGERYQTPRTMDELEHELSRAGFFRCHRSFLVNVQKVAKVERYTRNSFNLTLGDAAHTSIPLAKGRAEQMRERYRW, encoded by the coding sequence GTGACTGAATTCGCCTCCATCGACGAGCTGGTGGCCGACGGCCGCAGCGTGCACATCGAATGCAGCCGCGAGACGTCCGCCGCCCTGTTGGCGGCCGTGCGCGCCCGCTACCGCACGCAGCGATGTGCGTTCGTCCTGGAAACCGACCGCGGCTTCGAGCGCGACTCCGTGTCCTCGCACCTGCGCTTCTACGGCAGCATCGCGCGCAGCTCGGTGCATCACGAGGACGCCATCTCGCACTTCAACCTGCGCGGCGTCGCGAAGCGCAAGATCGGCGGCCTCGCCCCCTCGACACTCGCACTCGTGAACCTGGCGCGCGCGAGCCTCTTCGAGCCGGAGATATGCTTCCTCGAACGCCCGCTGTCCGACCTCGACGCCGAGGGGCGCGCCGTCGCGCTCGCCTGGATCGCCGATCGGATGGAGCAGGGCTGCCGCTTCATCACGACGGTCGAGCCGCTGCGCGAGGCGTTGCTCATGCCCGGCGTGGCCTGCTGGCACGAAGAGGGTCGCTTCATCGCGGTGGACCAGGACGACGGCGAAGACGAGGACGGGGGCGCCGCGTACGAGGGCGACGAGGTGCACGTGCTCAAGATCCCCGCGCACACCGAGACAGCCACGCTGCTGTTCGACCCGCGCGACATCGACTTCGCCGAGAGCATGAACAAGGCCACGTACCTCGTCGTGCGCGGCGAGCGCTACCAAACGCCGCGCACGATGGACGAGCTGGAGCACGAGCTGTCGCGCGCCGGGTTCTTCCGCTGCCATCGATCGTTCCTCGTGAACGTGCAGAAAGTGGCGAAGGTGGAGCGCTACACGCGCAACAGCTTCAACCTCACGCTGGGCGACGCCGCGCACACGTCCATCCCGCTGGCGAAGGGGCGTGCCGAACAGATGCGGGAGCGCTACCGATGGTGA
- a CDS encoding YhgE/Pip domain-containing protein produces the protein MRVVWEIFKGDLKNATKSVVGLVVLVGLVVVPALYAWFNILGGWDPYENTDGLKVAVANEDEGYSSDLVPVDLNIGNSVVSALRANDQFDWEFMSEDEAVEGVRSGAYYAAIVIPQSFSADMMTLFSTDIRHSDIVYYSNQKENAIAPRVTDKGASAVQSSIDETFTSTVDEVGLKTISQLVDFMDGDSMNSYASTLKRNLEFAMADLDSAASQTTAFSALVSSTSSLVQTTGGIMGDSGNSSAAARDALGEAQAGLAGVGDSLSGAASLVDAALAQSEAGFDAIAKRIDQGLDAAEGQVSDVEDDMGLAADDVRSMADAFATARDAVAKIDPDNPVLDQFDRTIALLTALADGIGDVAGDVDGTAKTAAEQRKAVEGLLDDARASLGGVRTGYEGDLAYRAETLRSTLASVSDSSVRVSNDVDYVLSSLASTSGSLSSDLAGAQGALDEATGVLMRASAKLQDALTQLEGALSSGDLEQVKGIIGSNPQSMASFLSSPVSIDRHSVYGIANYGSSMAAFYTILSMWVGSIILVALMKVEVSEQRIASLSRAPRRWELYLGRFGIFALLAFLQSAFVCAGDLLFLGIQCQHPLLFMLAGWAAGLVFSFFVYTLVVSFGDIGKAVAVVLLVMQVAGSGGTFPIEMTSSFFQAVYPYLPFTHGIAAMHACIGGIYGMEYWVELGTLLLFLIPALLLGLVLRKPVIKLNTFVIEKLEETKIM, from the coding sequence ATGAGGGTCGTATGGGAAATCTTCAAGGGCGACCTCAAGAACGCGACGAAGAGCGTCGTGGGCCTCGTGGTGCTCGTGGGCCTCGTCGTGGTGCCGGCGCTGTACGCCTGGTTCAACATCCTGGGCGGATGGGACCCCTACGAGAACACCGACGGCCTCAAGGTGGCCGTGGCCAACGAGGACGAGGGCTACTCGAGCGACCTCGTTCCCGTCGACCTGAACATCGGGAACAGCGTGGTCTCGGCGCTGCGCGCGAACGACCAGTTCGACTGGGAGTTCATGAGCGAGGACGAGGCGGTGGAAGGCGTGCGCTCGGGCGCGTACTACGCCGCCATCGTGATCCCGCAGAGCTTCAGCGCCGACATGATGACGCTGTTCTCCACCGACATCAGGCATTCCGACATCGTGTACTACTCGAACCAGAAGGAGAACGCCATCGCGCCGCGCGTCACCGACAAGGGCGCGAGCGCCGTGCAGTCGAGCATCGACGAGACGTTCACCAGCACGGTTGACGAGGTGGGGCTCAAGACCATCTCCCAGCTCGTCGACTTCATGGACGGCGACTCGATGAATTCCTACGCCTCCACGCTCAAGCGCAACCTCGAGTTCGCGATGGCCGACCTCGACAGCGCCGCCTCGCAGACCACGGCGTTCTCCGCGCTCGTCTCGTCCACGTCGTCGCTTGTGCAGACCACGGGCGGCATCATGGGCGACTCGGGGAATTCGTCGGCGGCCGCGCGCGACGCGCTCGGCGAGGCGCAAGCGGGCCTTGCGGGCGTGGGCGACTCGCTGTCGGGCGCGGCATCGCTCGTCGATGCGGCGCTCGCGCAGAGCGAGGCCGGCTTCGACGCCATCGCGAAACGCATTGACCAGGGCCTCGATGCGGCCGAGGGCCAGGTGTCGGACGTGGAGGACGACATGGGGCTGGCCGCGGACGACGTGAGGAGCATGGCCGACGCGTTCGCCACCGCGCGCGACGCCGTGGCGAAGATCGATCCCGACAACCCCGTGCTCGACCAGTTCGACCGCACGATCGCGCTGCTCACCGCGCTTGCGGACGGCATCGGCGACGTGGCCGGCGATGTGGACGGCACGGCGAAGACCGCCGCCGAGCAGCGCAAGGCCGTGGAGGGCCTGCTGGACGACGCGCGCGCGAGCCTGGGCGGCGTGCGCACCGGCTACGAGGGCGATCTGGCGTATCGGGCCGAGACGCTGCGCTCGACCCTCGCGTCCGTGAGCGATTCGTCAGTGCGCGTGTCGAACGACGTGGACTACGTGCTGTCGTCGCTGGCCTCGACGTCCGGCTCGCTGTCGAGCGACCTGGCGGGCGCGCAGGGAGCGCTCGACGAGGCGACGGGCGTGCTGATGCGGGCGAGCGCGAAGCTCCAGGACGCGCTGACCCAGCTGGAGGGAGCTCTGTCGTCGGGCGACCTCGAGCAGGTGAAGGGCATCATCGGCTCGAACCCCCAGAGCATGGCGTCGTTCCTGTCCTCGCCGGTGAGCATCGACCGCCACAGCGTGTACGGCATCGCGAACTACGGCTCGTCCATGGCGGCGTTCTACACCATCCTGTCGATGTGGGTGGGCTCGATCATCCTCGTGGCGCTCATGAAGGTGGAGGTGTCCGAGCAGCGCATCGCGTCGCTGTCGCGCGCGCCGCGCCGCTGGGAGCTGTACCTCGGTCGCTTCGGCATCTTCGCGCTGCTGGCGTTTTTGCAGAGCGCGTTCGTGTGTGCGGGCGACCTGCTGTTCCTCGGCATCCAGTGTCAGCACCCGTTGCTGTTCATGCTGGCAGGATGGGCGGCGGGGCTCGTGTTCAGCTTCTTCGTGTACACGCTCGTGGTGTCGTTCGGCGACATCGGCAAGGCGGTGGCCGTGGTGCTGCTCGTCATGCAGGTGGCCGGCTCGGGAGGCACGTTCCCTATCGAGATGACCAGCAGCTTCTTCCAGGCCGTCTACCCGTACCTGCCCTTCACGCACGGCATCGCGGCCATGCACGCGTGCATCGGCGGCATCTACGGCATGGAGTATTGGGTGGAGCTCGGCACCCTGCTGCTGTTCCTGATCCCGGCGCTGCTGCTGGGCCTCGTGCTGCGCAAGCCTGTCATCAAGCTGAACACCTTCGTCATCGAGAAGCTGGAGGAGACGAAGATCATGTAG
- a CDS encoding ABC transporter permease — protein MEAVMRKTATLFEKDLKDVVKNPTMLVCCLLPLGFIVFFSKVMGGNVEGAEAQHAFDATMLSYALLFTCTMVSTMATITAIAEEKEKHTLRTLMLANVGPEQILLSRGLVALIAIAVVDAACYLVLGQPLTGLPAFLAIGVVGSVPFVLISLLLGLAARDQMSAGLLSMPILLVGIAPMYSQFIDGFSNIAPYLPTGGMDKLGTLLADGALFTSEAVLPTVGMLAWIVVAAVAFALIYRRLSRDN, from the coding sequence ATGGAAGCCGTCATGCGCAAAACCGCCACGCTGTTCGAGAAGGACCTCAAGGACGTGGTGAAGAACCCCACCATGCTCGTATGCTGCCTGCTTCCCCTCGGGTTCATCGTCTTCTTCAGCAAGGTCATGGGCGGCAACGTCGAGGGCGCCGAGGCCCAGCACGCCTTCGACGCCACGATGCTGTCGTACGCCCTGCTGTTCACATGCACCATGGTGTCGACCATGGCCACGATAACCGCCATCGCGGAGGAGAAGGAGAAGCACACGCTGCGCACGCTCATGCTGGCGAACGTGGGGCCTGAGCAGATCCTGCTGTCGCGCGGGCTCGTGGCGCTCATCGCCATCGCGGTGGTGGACGCGGCCTGCTACCTCGTGCTCGGCCAGCCTCTCACCGGGCTGCCCGCCTTCCTCGCCATCGGCGTCGTGGGGTCGGTGCCCTTCGTGCTGATCTCGCTCTTGCTGGGGCTGGCCGCCCGCGACCAGATGTCAGCCGGCCTGTTGAGCATGCCCATCCTGCTGGTGGGAATCGCCCCCATGTACTCCCAGTTCATCGATGGGTTCTCGAACATCGCCCCCTACCTGCCCACCGGCGGCATGGACAAGCTGGGCACCCTGCTGGCCGACGGCGCGCTGTTCACCTCCGAAGCCGTGCTGCCCACCGTGGGCATGCTCGCCTGGATCGTCGTGGCCGCCGTCGCCTTCGCGCTCATCTACAGGCGCCTTTCTCGCGACAACTAG